CTTTTGGCATGCTTTTCGCATATGTCGCGGCATGAAAAAGAAATGTACTGCACCGCACAAGTCCCTTGAAGACTATCTTGTAAAGCCTGGCGAACAAAGTCCGTATGCCAATTTGCTAATCGATCTTGCGTTCAAGAAGGCGTTCGACCCCGACAAGCCCGCCAGTCGCGAAAACCTTGTGAACCTGTTGAATGACCTGCTCGCGCCGCAGCTCAAGCGACCGATCAAGAATGTTTGGACGCGCAACGTGGCGAAGAACCTAAGTGGCAGTAAGGTCTCGCGTACAGCCATTTTCGATTTGCATTGTGTTGACGATGCCGGTGAACTTATCGAAATAGAAGTTCAAATTCGCGAATTGGACAATTTCCTGAAGCGCCTTGCGTTTTATGCAAGCGAACTGGTGGCGAATCAGGCTGAGCCCGGCGACTGGGATTACAATGTTAAGCCGACGTATGTTATCGCGCTTACGCAATATCGCATATTTGAGAACGACAACCGAATCGTTCATCGTGCAACGACCTTGGACTTGGAAACAGGTGTGCAGATTGTAGATAGCTATAATTACACAATTGTTGAGTTGGCAAAGGTTCCTTTTCTTATCGGCAAGGACAGCCTTAGCAAATGGCTTTTCTTCTTCCGCTACTTGAGCC
The sequence above is a segment of the Fibrobacter succinogenes genome. Coding sequences within it:
- a CDS encoding PD-(D/E)XK nuclease family transposase, with the protein product MKKKCTAPHKSLEDYLVKPGEQSPYANLLIDLAFKKAFDPDKPASRENLVNLLNDLLAPQLKRPIKNVWTRNVAKNLSGSKVSRTAIFDLHCVDDAGELIEIEVQIRELDNFLKRLAFYASELVANQAEPGDWDYNVKPTYVIALTQYRIFENDNRIVHRATTLDLETGVQIVDSYNYTIVELAKVPFLIGKDSLSKWLFFFRYLSRLRELPPELSDKKFKQLTESSKVSKFDAKGVCGCTRS